The Candidatus Defluviibacterium haderslevense DNA window AGTTTTAGCATTAATGGAAAATTACACAAGAAATTCGCAGTAGAAAGCAAAACAGCGACCTTTTCAACCCGTGAATTCGTCATTATGACGGAAGAACAATATCCACAATACATTAAGTTTCAATTGGTTCAGGACCGTACTGGGGTCATTGATCAATTTCAGGAAGGCCAACAAATTACCGTTCATTTTGATCTAAGAGGTCGCGAATGGCAAGAAAAATATTTTACCAATCTGCAAGCTTGGAAGGTGGAAGCTGGTTCGGCTGCTCCTACAGCTACAG harbors:
- a CDS encoding DUF3127 domain-containing protein, with the translated sequence MSFSINGKLHKKFAVESKTATFSTREFVIMTEEQYPQYIKFQLVQDRTGVIDQFQEGQQITVHFDLRGREWQEKYFTNLQAWKVEAGSAAPTATAGESVVSEGNTPDPFATSGESFDDLPF